One Callospermophilus lateralis isolate mCalLat2 unplaced genomic scaffold, mCalLat2.hap1 Scaffold_957, whole genome shotgun sequence genomic window carries:
- the LOC143386886 gene encoding olfactory receptor 14C36-like, whose protein sequence is MANSTMVTEFLLLGSPEGWNLSFLYFTVFPMTYLGTLLGNLLIVTVTTVDQNLHTPMYFFLRNLSILDMCFISITVPNAFVNSLTINWVISVTGCATQIFLVLFCAYVEILILSIMAWDRYVAICQPLQYPLIMNCQFYVRVTLAFLLSGLLYAGVHTGNTFQLSFCQSNVVHQFFCDVPSLLRLSCSDTTSNVVLILVSAVVICGGCFLFIAMSYIHIFSAVLKFPTRAPGKAFSTCTPHILVVSIFLSSGSGVYLRCSATSDTLKYMVLSAFYTMIPPFLNPLSTVSGINR, encoded by the coding sequence ATGGCCAATTCCACCATGGTAACTGAATTTCTCCTCCTTGGCTCTCCTGAAGGCTGGAATCTGAGTTTTCTCTATTTCACAGTATTCCCAATGACCTACCTGGGTACCTTGTTAGGGAACCTTCTCATTGTCActgtcaccactgttgaccagaacctgcacacacccatgtacttcttcctcaggaACCTGTCAATTTTGGACATGTGCTTCATTTCCATCACTGTCCCCAATGCCTTTGTCAACTCTCTCACTATCAACTGGGTCATTTCAGTTACTGGTTGTGCAACGCAGATCTTCTTGGTCCTTTTTTGTGCATATGTAGAGATTTTGATTCTCTCCATCATGGCCTGGGACCGCTATGTTGCTATCTGCCAGCCCCTCCAGTACCCCCTCATCATGAACTGCCAGTTTTATGTCCGCGTGACCCTGGCTTTCCTGCTCAGTGGTCTGCTGTATGCAGGTGTGCACACTGGGAACACATTCCAGCTGTCCTTCTGCCAGTCAAACGTGGTCCACCAGTTCTTCTGTGATGTCCCCTCTCTGCTGAGGCTCTCCTGCTCTGACACCACCAGTAATGTGGTCCTTATTCTTGTCTCTGCTGTGGTCATTTGTGGTGGCTGCTTCCTTTTTATTGCCATGTCATACATTCACATATTTTCTGCTGTGCTGAAATTTCCCACCAGAGCCCCAGGGAAGGCCTTCTCCACCTGCACCCCTCACATCCTCGTGGTGTCCATCTTCCTCAGTTCTGGCTCAGGTGTGTACCTGAGGTGCTCAGCAACCTCTGACACCCTCAAGTACATGGTTCTCTCTGCCttttacaccatgattcctccctTCCTGAATCCTCTATCTACAGTCTCAGGAATAAACAGGTAA